A window of the Sphaerobacter thermophilus DSM 20745 genome harbors these coding sequences:
- a CDS encoding CcmD family protein, with amino-acid sequence MGDNLIYLFVAFLITWLIMAAYLWSIGRQVRNLRDEVQALENAELPAETAAPAPRRQEQVESSQA; translated from the coding sequence ATGGGCGACAACCTGATCTACCTCTTCGTCGCGTTCCTCATCACCTGGCTGATCATGGCGGCCTACCTCTGGTCGATCGGCCGGCAGGTGCGCAACCTGCGGGACGAGGTCCAGGCGTTGGAAAACGCGGAACTTCCCGCTGAGACTGCGGCCCCCGCGCCACGGCGGCAGGAGCAGGTCGAGTCGAGCCAGGCGTGA
- the ccsA gene encoding cytochrome c biogenesis protein CcsA → MKQGSTRGLPGWRFAQGVGVLAGVVMAIALYMAFVYAPADALQGDVQRIFYLHVPMAWVAFLAFFVTFIGGIGYLWKRHRGWDQLARASAEIGLVFTTVVLLSGSLWGKPIWGTWWTWDARLTTTLLLWFIYLAYFMLRSYVSDPERAARYAAVLGIFGFIDVPIIYKSVDWWRTLHPGPVVSTSGAAMPDSMVYTLFVALAATTLIYAYLLYQRYWIERTKDEIADYQYRMYERQLEREMREGATI, encoded by the coding sequence GTGAAGCAAGGGTCAACGCGCGGCTTGCCCGGCTGGCGTTTTGCCCAAGGCGTCGGGGTGCTGGCCGGGGTGGTCATGGCGATCGCCCTCTACATGGCGTTCGTCTATGCTCCGGCCGACGCCTTGCAGGGCGATGTGCAGCGCATCTTCTACCTGCACGTGCCGATGGCGTGGGTGGCCTTCCTGGCCTTCTTCGTGACCTTCATCGGGGGAATCGGCTACCTCTGGAAGCGTCACCGGGGCTGGGACCAGTTGGCGCGCGCCTCGGCGGAGATCGGGCTGGTGTTCACGACGGTCGTGCTGCTCAGCGGCTCGCTGTGGGGCAAGCCGATCTGGGGCACGTGGTGGACCTGGGACGCGCGGCTCACGACGACGCTGCTCCTCTGGTTCATCTATCTGGCCTACTTCATGCTCCGCTCGTACGTGAGTGACCCGGAGCGTGCGGCGCGCTACGCGGCGGTGCTCGGCATCTTCGGCTTCATCGATGTGCCGATCATCTACAAGTCGGTCGATTGGTGGCGCACGTTGCACCCTGGGCCGGTGGTGTCCACCAGCGGCGCGGCGATGCCGGACAGCATGGTGTACACGCTCTTCGTCGCACTCGCCGCCACGACCCTCATCTACGCCTACCTGCTGTACCAGCGCTACTGGATCGAGCGGACCAAGGATGAGATCGCCGACTATCAGTACCGGATGTACGAGCGGCAGCTAGAGCGCGAGATGCGCGAAGGAGCAACGATCTGA
- a CDS encoding xanthine dehydrogenase family protein molybdopterin-binding subunit, whose amino-acid sequence MIAENQATRRYVGQSVRRVGDGRLLTGAGTFVDDVRLPGTLHATIVRSPHAHARIRGIDIDAAAAVPGVVAILTGQDIADMMQPIETRPDAPPGRVLRRYPLALDRVRFVGDAVAVVVAHDPYTARDAADLVTVDYESLPAVVDAEQALKPDAPLLYPEWGSNVAYDWTIDHGDVEGAFARAARVVSLRLVNQRIYAAFVEPRAAQARFDPATGEMTVWASTQVPHTLRGGIAAALGMHEHAVRVIAPDVGGAFGSKGGIYPEYVLTAALSYRLGRPVRWTETRRESFLATNHGRDQIQILRAAVTDDGIVLGLDVDLISNLGAYSAATVATRTALMSGGPYRIQNLRVRVRGVMTNTTPTGAYRGAGRPEAAYMLERLMDAIARELALDPADVRRRNFIPADAFPYTGATGVVYDSGNYAGALDEALRRIDYDRLREEQRAARAAGRLMGVGLAVYCEFAGPGWDSATVRVLPSGAVVVTTGISPHGQGEETTFAQLVADELSVALDAVTVRASDTAITPQGIGTFGSRGTSIGGSAVLLATRQVRDKARRIAAHLLEVAEEDVTAADGVFSVRGAPDRAVDFATVARAAYAFTGAPGGLEPGLEATAYFMPPGRTFPFGAHVAVVEVDPESGRIQLQRYLAVDDCGPLINPQLVEGQVIGGLAQGLGQALQEAIVYDDAGQPLTGSFLDYGPLRAPQIPPLAAVETAHTVTPSPFNPLGVKGVGEAGTTGGPPAVVNAVLDALAPLGITHLDMPLTPQRIWQAIQEAKTR is encoded by the coding sequence ATGATTGCCGAGAATCAGGCAACGCGTCGCTATGTCGGCCAATCGGTTCGCCGCGTCGGCGATGGTCGCCTCCTGACCGGGGCGGGCACTTTCGTCGACGACGTCCGCCTTCCGGGTACGCTGCACGCGACCATCGTGCGCAGCCCACACGCCCATGCGCGGATCCGGGGTATCGACATCGATGCGGCCGCGGCGGTTCCAGGGGTGGTCGCCATCCTCACCGGCCAGGACATCGCGGACATGATGCAGCCGATCGAGACCCGCCCGGACGCCCCACCGGGCCGTGTCCTGCGACGCTACCCGCTGGCGCTCGACCGCGTGCGGTTCGTCGGTGACGCCGTCGCGGTGGTCGTCGCTCACGACCCGTACACCGCGCGCGACGCCGCGGACCTCGTGACGGTCGACTACGAATCCCTCCCCGCGGTAGTCGATGCGGAGCAGGCGCTGAAACCGGATGCGCCGCTCCTCTACCCTGAGTGGGGCAGTAACGTCGCCTACGACTGGACGATCGACCACGGTGATGTCGAGGGAGCCTTCGCCCGCGCGGCGAGGGTCGTCTCCCTCCGGTTGGTCAACCAGCGCATCTATGCGGCGTTCGTCGAGCCGCGTGCGGCGCAGGCCCGGTTCGACCCGGCCACGGGAGAGATGACCGTCTGGGCATCGACCCAGGTTCCCCACACGCTGCGGGGCGGGATCGCCGCCGCGCTCGGGATGCACGAGCATGCTGTGCGCGTGATCGCACCCGACGTCGGCGGTGCGTTCGGGAGCAAGGGTGGCATCTACCCGGAGTACGTCCTCACCGCCGCGTTGAGCTACCGGCTCGGCCGACCCGTCCGGTGGACGGAGACCCGCCGCGAGAGCTTCCTGGCCACCAACCACGGACGCGATCAGATTCAGATCCTCCGGGCCGCCGTGACCGACGACGGCATCGTGCTCGGCCTCGACGTAGACCTGATCAGCAACCTCGGCGCGTACTCGGCTGCGACGGTGGCGACGCGCACGGCGCTGATGTCCGGTGGCCCCTACCGCATCCAGAACCTGCGAGTTCGGGTGCGCGGCGTCATGACCAACACCACCCCGACCGGCGCCTACCGCGGGGCAGGCCGCCCCGAGGCAGCCTACATGCTGGAACGGCTGATGGACGCCATCGCGCGCGAACTCGCGCTCGACCCAGCCGACGTCCGGCGCCGCAACTTCATCCCCGCCGACGCCTTCCCGTACACCGGCGCCACCGGGGTGGTGTACGACAGCGGGAACTACGCCGGAGCACTCGACGAAGCCCTGCGCAGGATCGACTACGACCGGCTCCGCGAGGAGCAGCGCGCCGCCCGCGCGGCCGGTCGGCTCATGGGTGTCGGCCTCGCCGTCTACTGTGAGTTCGCCGGTCCCGGCTGGGACAGCGCCACCGTGCGCGTGCTCCCGAGCGGCGCCGTGGTCGTCACCACCGGCATCTCTCCGCACGGTCAGGGCGAGGAGACCACCTTCGCGCAACTCGTCGCCGACGAACTCAGCGTCGCGCTGGACGCCGTCACCGTCCGCGCCTCAGACACCGCCATCACCCCGCAGGGTATCGGCACGTTCGGCAGCCGCGGCACCTCCATCGGCGGGTCGGCCGTGCTCCTCGCGACCCGCCAGGTGCGCGACAAGGCACGGCGGATTGCCGCCCACCTGCTGGAGGTTGCGGAGGAGGATGTCACCGCCGCGGACGGGGTCTTCAGCGTCCGTGGCGCCCCGGATCGCGCCGTGGACTTCGCAACCGTGGCCCGGGCCGCATACGCCTTCACCGGCGCTCCGGGCGGCCTCGAGCCGGGCCTGGAGGCGACCGCCTACTTCATGCCCCCGGGCCGTACCTTCCCCTTCGGCGCCCACGTCGCGGTGGTCGAGGTCGATCCCGAATCGGGCCGGATACAGCTCCAGCGCTACCTCGCGGTCGACGATTGCGGCCCGCTCATCAACCCGCAGCTCGTTGAGGGCCAGGTGATCGGGGGTCTGGCGCAGGGTCTCGGGCAGGCCTTGCAGGAAGCTATCGTCTACGACGACGCCGGGCAGCCTCTGACCGGCTCCTTCCTGGACTACGGGCCGCTTCGCGCCCCGCAGATTCCGCCGCTCGCCGCGGTGGAAACGGCGCACACCGTGACCCCCAGCCCGTTCAACCCGCTCGGGGTCAAGGGCGTCGGCGAGGCCGGCACGACCGGTGGACCGCCCGCGGTGGTGAACGCCGTGCTGGATGCCCTTGCCCCGCTGGGCATCACGCACCTTGACATGCCGCTCACGCCGCAGCGCATCTGGCAGGCCATCCAGGAGGCGAAGACGCGTTGA